AGGTTAGGAggtaaggtttttttttttgacaatgatAACATTAGGAGGTAAgttatttatgtataaaattaatacagtgtttggtttgcaatttagaaacctacataactaatacatgtataagttatgaagaaattcatatattattttatgcaggatagatactaaaataactaatacatgaataactaaacccttcataaaataatacatagattccctcataactaatccctgcattactaatacctgcataactctaaccagctaccaaaattcatgtattattttatgaagggtagaagatggaataactaatatacatgaataactagtCTTGTATTActgttttcttttgttcttcattttatttcctctTTGGGTAAAAGGGTAAGGGAATTAAACATCttatcaatgaaatagggaggAAAACAAGTAAAGCACCTTGAAGACGAGTAGTGAATAGATCCTGTGCCTGTGAATAACGAGCAGATATTCTTAAAACATTTGGACGATTCCCATAACCAATGTTTCTTGGTCTAGCTGTGACACTTATAATTGGCAACTGCAAAATAAactgaaattttatttcaagattCAAAATATTAAGGATACCCAAATGGTAAAAAAGGCAGTAAAAGCAGACCTGAGAACTGGGGAGTAGTGGTAAGCGCCCATAAGAGACGCCCCTTAACACTGTAACAACTGccatttttcctttccttcacAATTCTCTGCTTTctttaatttatataattaGTACAAGTAAGTAATTTACTTACGTACTTGTTACGAGGGAAAATGATGTGTGTGATAATTAACAaacatgaaaaaggagaaaaatacaaattttcGTAGTTTTGCTCAATCACGCCGTGTATGTTGGATGAAATAGTGAAAGAGAGGAGGCCACGTAGCATCTGATCATTTGCGTAACACCTGATTTTTGTTTCCCTTTTAGTCGACCCAGGATTCAAATTAATTGGGCTTCAATACAGGTGAGACACCGCGGAAAAAAATAAGACACAAGGGGATTTATTGCTCAATATTAGTTCAATTTTTACTGGGAAATGAGGTAAAAGAGACCTTTGAAACCATTTGAACTCTTATCTTATTTGCTAAATATGTTGGAGAGAAAAACAATAAACTATTATCTTATTTGCTTGACCAccttatattttcttatttgatcaattgtaAAATTTAAACCATTGATACGAAGGCCGCtaagaacaaaaattattttgccCACCTTAAATTGTCATAAGATCTTGTGTTATGTGCAATCAGACTTACATTAGTGATTTAATTAAGTAAAAATATgcattaataataataacaacaacaataataataattaagtaACATATGTTATTGCTCGTTTGAGCACTTTAAagtttaaattatattaatttaacAAAGTTTCAACtaccattttatttttcaatacaATTAATGCACCCAAtaacaaaatttatatgaaagaaaatgaTACAAATTATACAGTCAGCCAATAAATTCATATGCTGTTTTCGCTAGTGGTAGTTTGAAAAACAAATTTACATTTGATCTTAGTTTCCTTCTTTTTCAGATAGCacatatttgtttttttttaaattcatttctatatttatcttCTAAATTGTTGATCTCTCATATTCGACATTTTCTTCTCCTCTAGCTGAATCGTGAGTTGATAAGATTCTTCCTTTGTTCTTCAATCACTCTTTTGATTTGCTTCTTCTATTATCTAATTTTCTTCCTCTCTCCCTGAGATGCAGTGctcctttcttcctttcccaCTTTCTCAATAGTTCAAATCATTCATTATTTTTGTTCCCTATTATCTGAGTTGATAGGATCGTATCTGCATCTTTAGTCGGAACAAGCCCCTTTTCTGTTGTACTAGACTTTTTGCTAGCctcttttttttatgtataacaGATAATCGacttttttttgtcattttatcaACGTACATAAAACTTACCAAAATCGTACAGATGAATAATGTGCTCGTAATTATCAAACAAGTTTTTTAAGCAATATGTGATTGTTTATGCATAAAATCAATGCAAGTTCAAATTTCATGTATACcaatatagttttttttttttttttcttaaaaaaaattctaatacatCTAAACACTATTCTGACCCATCCTCCACTATATACAACTGATATGTCACATACTTTTAATAATTCAAAAAATGATTCTTCGACATAAATCATTTACTATGGAAGAAAAAGTTTCATAAAATATGCCCCTCCCTATAAATGCCGTTTCACAAAATGATTCTTAgctattttgttttttaattagcCGAGGGTCTATCCGAAACAACTCCTTTTTCTCTCAAGATAGGGATAAAATCTGCATACACTCTATCCTCCatagaccccacttgtgaaattacactaagtatgttgttattatggtaTAGTATGAACCAACGATGTAACAAAGCGTCgtttaagcatgcatgagaaatACACATGGGAAATTCCTTGAAAAGAATGTCCCGCGCCAAGAATTCTGATAATACAATACAAATATCATTTTGCTCTACAATTTCTTTccgaagaaaatatgaaaagaatAATCTTTGCGTCATTTTGTTTAACTTTCCATTTGACAAGCGATTAGATTGTACATAATTCTCAAGATTTAACAGAACAAttccgttaaaaaaaaaaaatccttggcCTTTTTCCTGAAGAATGTATAATGGGGATGCCATCAAGATAGTCCCATTTTCTTCTAGTGTTTCTCTGAGCAGGGAGCAACTAAATCATAAACTCCATTAAAGGAGAAGACATAATCAAAATGTAGTCATTGGTACATATATTAAAACCCTTGCATCACAAAATTTTATCAACACCAGGCGAAAAAGCTCATCAGGCCTTGAACTGTGCTCATTCGCCTTAATTCACGAGTTAATTCCAAACAAAGTATGCTATGCATATTTTGCAATATTGAAGAACATCCTATAAAACATAGCATTAAAAAAATCATACCAGAACTCAGATTTTTGATAATTTTGAATGCGGAAATTCAGAAGTTCACTCACTCCAGATGTGGGCTTGACATATTCACTACTCTATAGCAAGCAGATTTACAATTAATAGCTTTCAAAGGAAGCAATGCCTTTACACCTAATTCATCCGCAGAAAAGAAGGCCATGAATGTCCCAAAACATGGATCAGGGATCAGTATCTGAATCCGACTCGGTTTCCGACTCCCTTTGAAAAGGATTTAATCTGTTTGTATTGGCTTCTAATGGAGGGAGTCCATCATCATCACTTGAGTCCTCATTTTCATCCATCTGGGAATTGTGTGATTGCGTATCCTGTTTTGAACTCTCTACTACTGTGGATTTGAAGATCTCAGGCCTGCAAAGGGATTACACAACATGAGAAAGTTTCTGACCGAAAACTATTTTGGGGGAAGAGAGTAGTAGACCATAGTATGACCCTCCCCGAGTAGCATCCAGTGACAGATTCTCGCCAACTAATCAGACAGGATTGTGCAGCAGATTGAAGTATGTCAGGGGGTGTCGGGAGGTAGTATGATGTTTCAATTAGGGTTGTGTCCACAAAAATTTACCATCTATTCATGTATTCCGTCTTTCTAAAGAGGATGGATTGAACTCATAATTCATTAGGTGCTTTTTATGAATGTCAACTAAGTATCGTAAGTTAATTGCTCCTGATTGTTCAATCATTTGTTAACCAGAGTCATTCTTTGATAAATAATCACTATGAATCGGACTCAATACAATTCAATCAATCCTATTTTATGTCGTTAAGGTAGAGAACTGAACCAAGAATTCTCTTTCTTCATCATTAATCAAACCACTGTTCAGGACCCAGGATTCAATAATCATCAATCCAGTCCCCGTTCAcgtttgttcttcttttttttttaacatggcGAGTATGCACACCAATATATCAATTAAGTTAGCACGTTGAAATATATGTGACCAACTCCGTGAAATCAAACTGGCAAAACAAATACTCAGCAAAGTAGTTACTGAGAGGCTTCAACTTGTAAGCTGAATGACCATATGCTGTAACAGAAACCTACAGACTTGCTaggaaaaaaaagtcaaaatctACAACGAGGGTGGATGTAAAAACACATAGTTTCAAAATGGTGGATACCCCTACAGCACGCATGAGGGTTAAAAGCCGAATGACATGGAAGAAACAAGAGTACTGCTTCGAGCATTATAAGGAGATCATCTCCTGTTTCCCAATATCAGTGATTAATCTTTAATCTCAATAACCTTTGTCACAATGCTATCTGCAAGTTCACAAGCTGGAAGAAATGTATCCATTTCGATAGAGATTTACACTGACAGGCTCATTGAGCAAAATAATGCTACTTCTTTTCCAGTCCAAAACAGATTTTAGAAGGAACAATCCCCTCCCCTTTCCCTAAAACCAAAAAAGGGCGAAAATAATAGGTGCTTGAATTTCAGAATCTCACCATTCTGGTGACTTTTGGAGCACACGGACTTGATCATAATAGAGTACTTGCGTAACAACACATCCCACTTTTCTACCTGATTCAGCAGCTTCCTCTCTGCCACTCtcatcaaccacaacaaaatTGCCTATTTATTGAACAAAGATGGAAACACAAAGGGAACACTTTAAAATTATTCTTAACTATTCAACGCCAATAAAATAAAGGCATGGAATCAACAACCATGATAAATCCCATAATTTAGGATAGgaaataccaaatcaaaccTCTTTTTATCCACATGCTCTTCTGAAATTTAGCTGGAAATATTGCTAATGATGTTTCACCTTTCGCATCCGATACCTTcacattacaaaaaaaaaaaaaaaaaaaaaaaaaaaaaactaaatttcaATACTAACAAAATACTCCCtacgtcccaaaataagtgtagctttaggaaaaaaaatagtcccaaaataagtgtccccTTACGAATTCAAGATAAAAATAGTAGTTGTTTCCAACTATAATGACTCCTTAATAGTGCTCAGTTTTCAAGAATtatatactctctccgtctcaaattatttgttgtgGTTACTACAAATAGTTGTCTAGaattatttatcgttttagaagttcaagacacaattaattattttttctccattttacccttagtagaattttgttattaatgaagATGACACATCAATAAAGTAACATTTAATATAGAGAGAtcataacttagacataaatgAGGGTAAAAGTAGTCAAATActcctcctaattaatatttcttaaggagCGTGTAATACAACAAAGCGACacataatttgagacggagggagtaataaataagGGTAACTTACTCctttgttcatttttatttatcacGTTTCACTTcttgagagtcaatttgactaatctttgaAACTAAATTGAGCTacattaattcaatattttaaaattaaaattgatatatttgaaaactatacCAAAAAATACTAAAAGTTGCAGTTTTTCTCATGAGGAAATATAAATCTTAAGATGTTGGTCAAAATTTGTCGAAAAGCGAAAGGTGACAAGTATAAAAAGTGAACAGAAGGAATAGTAAACTACAccttgtatttattatttttcttaatgggCGTGAAATAAACTTATTTTGGGACAGAGAGGGTGCAATCCATAATAAGACATAAAAGAAGAAATGGGTGGTACTTGAATAAGGTTGGAACCTCGAAGGTCCAGAACTTGCATAATGCTTTGTCCTTTTTCAAGGGtcaaaaattcttcttcaacacCTCTCTTCAAATTCTTCCTTCCCCCTCCCATgccttctttttcttgctcaattgCGCAAAACCCTAACCCCCtgctttttctttccttctttcattttattctttttttctttttaaatgagaaATGACCAGAATACCCCCTCACAGGGTAGCATTACAGGCTGTGACGAGACGCAGTCACGCAGATGACAGACGCTAGTGATTTAGAGGGTGTTTTGCTgagcttataagctggtcaaaTTAGCTTATGAGCACTTTTTGACTTATTTGCATGCTAATTTAGTGATTAAAGCGCGTGTCTCATTTGATagtaaatattattaaaaaagttGGAATTAGCTGTAAACTTTATCGCTAAATTGCTCATagctaataatttttttttgatatcgCTTAATAGGATGAGTGAcgaattttattatttaacttTTTATCGATAATTCATGTGTATTCTATAGtgaaataacttaatatatataaaagaatattgaGAGTTTTCATTTGTTAATAAGCGTAACAAACAGAAACGACAATCCATTTAGaatatactttattttttactatttcATCCTTGTCACTTTAAAATTTGTATTTTGCAATTTGACatttaactttatattataaTCGATTTTGCTATATTTTATTTCTGTCACcactaatatttttcttatttaaccAATTTTGTATGCTTAAGAGTTTTGCCACTTTGAAAAATAGATTTACTAGTGTGaggaaattgaaaaaagaataaaattggaTTCTCTTGCTAATTAgttcattaaattttttaattgtttatccACAACATCAAaggaaataatttataatatattCTTAAAACAATCATGTAAAAGTTTTCtattgaggtgtaacaaaaaagaataataccaatccatttagaatatattttaatttctattatttcatCCTTATTACTTTAAAGTTGCATTTTTACCAATTTAACACTTAACATTATACTATAATtgattttactttattttctaatttctttcACTActactatttttcttatttaacaAAGTTATATACCTAAAAAATTTGTTAATTTGGAAAATAAATTTACTAATGTGAAGaatttaaaaatgaataaaattgaatttttgtgttaattttaattaaaccgAAACATGAATACCCCTATTGTCATTTGTTGGgcaatgaaaaaagaaaaaaaatgacaactaattttattatacattttgTTTTTACTATTTCATCTTTATTATCTTAAATTCACATATTTACTGATTTAACTCTTTATACTATACAACGATTTTGCTGCATTTTCTTTTAATCTATAATTCTTGCATCAACTGCAAATCAAAAGAATTTGGTCTTGcatctaaattaaaaaaaaaaaaattatagaagtTTAGACAATATTAGAATACTGATAAATTTTAGATAAAACAAACTCAAAAAAAGAGTATGGTAGCGTAGAAGATAACAGCCTGAAATTTGTGGAGAAAGACAACAGAAATCGATAATTTTGCCACTAAATCAATATTTTATGTAATCAACATTGTAATTATTTGATCGAGGCCAACCTCCGTTAGTAGAACGCGATGATTTTAGTGTTCACCTGAAACAAAATTCACCAAAATTAAATGCAGTTAATATCAGAAGTCAAAATTATGTTGGTATTGATACAAGAAAATACAATCTAAAGaataaggtaaaagaaaaaCGAACTACATTATATATGAGCATAATAATATAACACAACTACTTGTAACAAATTAACAATAACAAAAAAGGAGTATGGTAGCATAGAAGATGACAACCTGAAATTTGTCGTGGAAGAAATCTGAAATCGATAGTTTTGATACTAAATTGATATTTTGCATAATCAACATCGCACTTATTAGATCGAGGTCAACCTCCATCAGTACAAGGAAGTTATTCTAGTGTTCACCTGAAACAGAATTCACAAACATGGTAACTCACCTCCTTGAAACCCTAACAATTTAGGACCAAAATTAAATGCAGTTAATATCAGAAGTCAAAATTATGTTGGTATTGGTACAAGAAAATACACTCTAAAGaataaggtaaaagaaaaaCGAACTACATTATATGTGAGCATAATAATATAACACAACTACTTGTAACAAATTAACAATAACAAAAAAGGAGTATGGTAGCATAGAAGATGACAACCTGAAATTTGCCGCGGAAGAAATCTGAAATCGATAGTTTTGACACTAAATCGATATTTTGCATAATCAACATCGCACTTATTAGATCGAGGTCAACCTCTATCAGTACAAGGTTGTTATTCTAGTGTTCACCTGAAACAGAATTCACAATGAATCAAACATGATAACTCACCTCCTTGACACCCTAACAGTTAAGGAACAAGATTAAATGCAGTTAATGTTAGAAGTCAAAACTATGCTGGTATTGGTACAAGAAAATACACTCTAAAGAATAAGATAAAGGAAAAACGAACTACATTATATATGAACATAATAATATAAGATAACAACTTGTAACAAattacaataataaaaatagaagTGCTCCATCACtgtaaaaaatgaaacaaaagtacTAAACCTGTAGGAATGGGAAAACAATAGAATCAAATTCAATATTGCTTATAGAATTCTTAGAAACCTCCTGTTCTCAACCAAAAGTTTGCTCCCCACACCCATGCACAATAGCGGAAAATCATCCTTACTTAGGCGACATTAATTATTGGGATTCTCCTAAGAAATATGTTAACAAAATTCTAAACCTAATATGATATTAAAGAATCCAATTTAGACTTTTagtcaaataaggaaagacGTAATAAATAAGttttagttaattttaaaattctaagattccaaattttccttaattgaAAGGTGCAAGAATTCTAGAAAGGAAAGGAGC
This portion of the Lycium ferocissimum isolate CSIRO_LF1 chromosome 1, AGI_CSIRO_Lferr_CH_V1, whole genome shotgun sequence genome encodes:
- the LOC132053044 gene encoding uncharacterized protein LOC132053044 is translated as MGGGRKNLKRGVEEEFLTLEKGQSIMQVLDLRGSNLIQVSDAKGETSLAIFPAKFQKSMWIKRGNFVVVDESGREEAAESGRKVGCVVTQVLYYDQVRVLQKSPEWPEIFKSTVVESSKQDTQSHNSQMDENEDSSDDDGLPPLEANTNRLNPFQRESETESDSDTDP